Genomic DNA from Rana temporaria chromosome 1, aRanTem1.1, whole genome shotgun sequence:
ATTAACCAAAAGAGTATTTATAAGATCAGGTACTGATGCAGGTCAAGAACGCTTGGCTTACAATTGgtattctaattcatcccaaagatgttcaatGAGGTTGAGGTCAATGACAGAAGTCTGTGATATATTAGGTGTAGTGTTTCAATTAAAAACAGTCTTTCTCAAaccttttaccccagaggaaccattGAAATAATTTTCATATCTCAGGGAAACCCCTGCTAGGATTAGTCCAATGGGGGTCTTTAGGAAAAAATGGCCCTTACTTTGCTGgttggtgggaagaatgcctcccttacagtggtggttagAAGGCCACTCTTACAGACATATTTAAAGATCATTGGTGCCATGCTACTGGCTCCGCCAAGTGGTGATGGACCTGGATCTATGAAGGCATCATCAGATTGGAGGTCAATTAGCCACAGCTCAGGGAATTcccagcaacctctggaggaagccTAGGATTCCAACgagccctggttgagaatggctgtatTAAAAATATTATCCACGCTGTTTCATATAATTTTAAAACTCAACCTTTCTATTGATCCTGAATTGACCTGATCTTGTTTTATTATTCAACAGATCATCTTCTACGAGGACAAGAACTTCCAGGGTCGCTCTTACGAGTGTAGCGCTGAATGTCCCGACCTGTCCTCATACTTCAGACGCTGCAACTCCATCCGTGTGGATAGTGGGAACTGGATCCTGTATGAGCTCCCCAACTACAGAGGACACCAGTACTTCCTCCATAgaggagagtatcctgacttccagcAATGGATGGGCTACAATGACTCCATTAAGTCTTGCCGTCTGAGCCCCCAGGTAATAACACATTGGGTACTCTGAATAAGGGCCAAAGCTGTCTATCAGTGTCATTTTTATGAGGTGAACTACTCCTATAATCAtagggggccattgattgtacagccaaaaaaaaatattttaagctttACTTGTCCTGCCAGTATACACTGACCCAATGGAGTTTacttctcctctctcctattactCTGCTCTGTAGGGCTAAACAAAAATCCTCAACTCAGCCAAggattttaattttgtttaaaaaaaaattgccaaaattgatggagcacagttgTATTAAGCATGGCAAAGTAACCTTTTTCTGTGGGCAGCTTATATGATACTGATGTCAAGTGCCCATTACACTCAAGGGAGAACTGGCCTGGGGGGAATTTGCCTGGGGGGGCATTATATCTTGAAGAGGACCGCCCACTCCTGAAGAGGATACTACCATAACAACTATATTCCACTTCAAAGTAGGGACGTATAACGAAGGtgggtggtccggaagtggtttaAAATATACTATAGAAGATCAAAAGAAAGTTCTTCTGACCCCAAATCATTAATATTTCAGTTTAACATGTGGGAGAATATTGAGTATTTCTACAATCTATCCAAACCCTCAAAAAATCTTTGGGTGAATTTTTATTGTAAATTATAGCAGTAATGTGACCAGTTGCCTTTTCTATCATTGACTTATGTTTTATTGTGGTGTAACTTATTTTAACAGCACCAAGGTTCCTTCAGAATCAGGATCTACGAGAGagaagagttcagaggtcagatgATGGAGTTCACTGAGGATTGCCCTCATGTCAATGAGAGATTCCGCTACAATGACATCCACTCCGTCCAAGTCCAAGATGGCTACTGGATGTTCTATGAGGAGCCCAACTACAGAGGACGTCAGTATTACCTGAGACCTGGAGAGTACAGGAGATACAGCGACTGGGGAGCCACAAGCCCCAGAATTGGGTCCTTCAGACGTCTCCATCATTCGTTTTAAATGTGTAAAAACATTTTAAGTTTTCTGCTTGACAATAAACTTGATAAAGacattttttctgtttgtttttaatttattcaaTGTCAATTTTCGATGAGAATTTGTAAAGTGCAACCAGTCAAAAGCCACTCTTAGTCAGAGACACAATCATCTATATGAGAATATACTGTACACTGGATGTCCCACGCCATCATAAAATTACTGTAGATACTCAAGtttaagccaacccgaatataagccgacgcacctaattttagcacaaaaaaatgggaaaatgtattgagtataagccaagggtgagaaatgcagcagctactgtaagtagaaaagcgggtcaacaatgcccatctgcagcctcactgtgcccatcgcaagcctcactgtgcccatttgcagcctcactgtgcccatctgcagcctctctgtgtccatctgcagcatcactgtgcccatctccctgcctcactgtgtccatctgcagcctcaccgtgcccatctccctgccttactgtgtccatcttTCTTCCCTcaatgtgtccatctgcagcctcactgtgcccatctccctgcctcactgtgtccatctgcaggctCATGTACCTGATCCCCAGAACATCGGCGCTGTGACATGCGGTCAGTCTAGTTGG
This window encodes:
- the LOC120924610 gene encoding gamma-crystallin-3-like is translated as MRNVAGYIKAISHQPSTSADQQEPTDKTSTMGKIIFYEDKNFQGRSYECSAECPDLSSYFRRCNSIRVDSGNWILYELPNYRGHQYFLHRGEYPDFQQWMGYNDSIKSCRLSPQHQGSFRIRIYEREEFRGQMMEFTEDCPHVNERFRYNDIHSVQVQDGYWMFYEEPNYRGRQYYLRPGEYRRYSDWGATSPRIGSFRRLHHSF